In Halanaeroarchaeum sp. HSR-CO, one DNA window encodes the following:
- a CDS encoding restriction endonuclease subunit S, producing MSEEVGLDEFQDNIEGEQGQKWREVRLEDVSRKRSENVDPQEFNLDRHVGLEHIDPNTPYPEWEPVDSLSSTKRRFEAGDILFAKLRPNLEKSAQPGFEGVASTDIFPIIAEEGINSKYLLYRLSSKSAYDYARRTSAGTRMPRTSWNLFSNFGFDLPPLEEQRRIATVLDDVDQAIQKTEEIIEKTKRLKKGVAQNLFHYGVDEEITKQTWPGKIPKSWDVIQFSEIVESNRNGLYKSEDAYGEGYPIAKMGNALENRVLDMSSADRLELTENEGEKYGLQKDDLIFARRAQEVSAAGDCCYVPKLDELTVFESSLIRVRLTEDVNPKFYVQYFEGPVGSNSIERIVTETSISGIATSDLLDLKVALPSIEEQNKIASILWDFDEQVKALRNEAEQYNYFKQGLMQDLLSGTVRTTDTNIEVPKEIAQHG from the coding sequence ATGAGTGAGGAAGTCGGACTGGACGAGTTTCAGGACAATATAGAGGGCGAACAGGGCCAGAAGTGGCGAGAGGTACGGCTTGAAGATGTGTCCCGAAAGCGGTCGGAGAACGTTGACCCGCAGGAGTTTAACTTGGATAGACATGTCGGACTCGAACATATTGACCCCAACACACCGTACCCGGAATGGGAACCGGTTGACAGCCTATCAAGTACTAAACGACGTTTCGAGGCCGGAGATATTCTGTTCGCAAAACTCCGCCCCAACCTTGAGAAATCCGCCCAACCAGGCTTTGAGGGGGTCGCATCGACCGACATATTCCCAATCATTGCGGAAGAGGGCATTAATTCAAAGTACTTGCTGTACCGATTGAGTTCAAAATCAGCCTACGACTACGCCCGACGTACTTCTGCTGGTACCCGTATGCCACGCACCTCGTGGAACCTCTTCAGCAACTTTGGGTTTGACCTTCCACCGCTTGAAGAACAACGACGAATCGCTACCGTACTTGACGATGTTGACCAAGCGATTCAGAAGACCGAGGAAATTATAGAGAAAACAAAACGGCTGAAGAAAGGAGTCGCTCAAAATCTCTTCCACTATGGTGTTGACGAAGAAATCACAAAACAGACTTGGCCGGGTAAAATCCCCAAATCGTGGGATGTGATTCAGTTCTCGGAAATTGTGGAATCTAATCGGAACGGGCTGTACAAGTCTGAAGACGCCTACGGAGAGGGTTATCCGATTGCCAAGATGGGCAATGCCCTCGAAAACCGTGTTCTGGATATGTCCTCTGCCGATAGGCTTGAACTGACAGAGAATGAAGGAGAAAAGTACGGATTGCAGAAGGACGACCTAATATTTGCCCGCCGAGCGCAAGAGGTGTCTGCGGCAGGGGACTGCTGTTATGTCCCCAAACTTGACGAACTCACGGTGTTTGAGTCTTCATTAATTCGTGTGAGGCTCACTGAAGACGTGAACCCGAAGTTCTATGTACAATACTTTGAGGGGCCAGTTGGCTCTAACTCTATTGAACGAATTGTCACGGAAACCAGCATATCGGGGATTGCGACTAGCGACTTACTTGATTTGAAAGTCGCTCTTCCCTCTATCGAAGAACAGAATAAGATTGCTTCGATTCTATGGGATTTCGATGAACAGGTGAAAGCACTCCGAAATGAGGCAGAGCAGTATAACTACTTCAAGCAGGGCCTCATGCAAGACCTGCTATCGGGAACAGTCCGAACAACCGACACAAACATAGAGGTGCCGAAAGAAATCGCACAGCATGGTTAG